A portion of the Simkania negevensis Z genome contains these proteins:
- a CDS encoding protein-tyrosine phosphatase family protein: MKMFALFLLLLHGVYLFSWEVSVYPRSYVLKQFDQTATEFAWRFEKYGMVRPFSSYHRNKTEEELRAEFRRLKDDRFQIWYNATPGWYNFVEVNEDFLFAETLFYEDCFRAGNCIAFDYNNTHSSFNSSNIVIGPDRFLAMEGPRSTEEMAFFSLLTTYQVTHLVRLTPEFDTRKKCHPYWKGRTEITDSGTFLQVSLRGGSPYSIRYYEIEDWVDHDGIDPHRLIELIQTIRSTYDPEQGLIAVHCSAGVGRTGTFIAAFILLSEIDRQLEAGEEIRLSIEELVFKLSLQRKYMVTRLAQYQTLHDVVAIYLEEHVQATP, from the coding sequence ATGAAAATGTTCGCCTTATTCTTGTTGCTGTTACATGGAGTTTATCTTTTTAGTTGGGAAGTCTCTGTTTACCCCCGAAGTTACGTCTTAAAACAGTTTGATCAAACTGCAACAGAGTTTGCTTGGCGCTTTGAAAAATATGGAATGGTTCGCCCTTTTTCTTCTTATCATCGAAACAAAACTGAAGAAGAGCTGAGGGCTGAATTTCGCAGATTAAAAGATGATCGGTTTCAAATTTGGTACAATGCGACTCCAGGTTGGTACAACTTTGTAGAAGTGAATGAAGATTTTCTTTTTGCGGAAACCCTTTTTTATGAAGACTGCTTCCGCGCAGGGAATTGCATTGCATTTGACTACAACAATACCCATTCTTCGTTCAATTCGAGCAATATTGTGATCGGACCTGACCGGTTTCTTGCGATGGAAGGGCCCCGTTCAACGGAAGAAATGGCCTTTTTTTCACTCTTGACCACTTACCAAGTCACCCACTTGGTTCGACTTACTCCAGAGTTTGATACTCGTAAAAAATGCCATCCTTATTGGAAAGGAAGAACAGAAATAACTGATTCTGGAACGTTTTTACAGGTTTCTCTTCGGGGAGGAAGTCCTTATTCGATTCGTTACTATGAAATTGAAGATTGGGTCGATCATGATGGGATTGATCCCCATCGTCTTATTGAACTGATCCAAACGATCCGTTCAACTTATGATCCTGAGCAAGGCTTAATTGCTGTCCATTGTAGCGCAGGTGTAGGGCGAACGGGAACGTTTATTGCCGCATTTATTCTCCTCTCTGAAATTGACAGGCAATTGGAAGCAGGAGAAGAGATACGCTTAAGTATCGAAGAGCTTGTTTTTAAACTGAGTTTGCAACGAAAATACATGGTGACACGACTGGCGCAATATCAAACGTTACATGATGT